In the genome of Brachypodium distachyon strain Bd21 chromosome 3, Brachypodium_distachyon_v3.0, whole genome shotgun sequence, the window TCGGGGATGTCGACGGGGTACCGGTGCACGGAGGCCGCCCAGGGCCCGTCCCGGACGgcctcgggcggcggcggccggacgcACTCCCAGGCGGCGCTGTTGCACTTGAACCCGGAGCCGAACCCGATCATCCAGACGCGGTCGCCCTTGCGCATCCGGCCTTTGGCCTCGATGTAGGCGAGCTCGTACCACAGGGAGCTGCTGGACGTGTTCCCGAACCTGTGCAGCGTCATCCTGGACGCCTCCACCTGCTCGTCCGACAGCGTCAGGCTCCGCTGCAGCTCGTCGATCACCGCCCGTCCCCCGGCGTGGATGCAGAAGTGCTCGAACGCCGTGCGGAAGTCCGGGATGTACGGCTTGATCCTGCCGCTCACCACCTTGCGCGCGATGAAGGACAGCGCGAACAGCAGCTGCTCCGACGCCGGGAGCACCAGGGGACCCATGGCCGTGATGTTGGCCTTGAGCGCGTCCCCGGCGATGCTCATCAGGTCCTTGGACAGGTTGATCCCCACGTTGCCCCggtcgtcttcttcctggTACACGCACCGGTACGCGCCGTCCTTGGCGCCGCCCGTCAGCGTGCGCACCACGCGGGACAGCCGGAACCGCGCGTTGCGGGGGCTCGTGGacaggagcacggcggcgccgcccatgCGGAAGAGGCAGTTTGGGAGCAGCATGGCGCGCTCTTTCCCCATGTAGTAGTTTGGCGTGATGGTCTCCGTCGACACCACCAGCGCCTTGGCGCCTGGCGGCGCCACCTGCAGCAGGTTCCTGGCCAGGCCGACGGCGATGAGCCCCGCGCTGCAGCCCATGCCGGCCAGGTGCACGTTGCGCACGTCCTTGCGCAGCCTGTACCGGTTCACCACCATGTCCGCGAAGGACGGCGTCGGCGCGAACAGGCTGCAGTTGACGACCAGGATGTCGATGTCGGCAGGGGACACGCCGGTCTTGGCGAGCAAGTCGTCGATGGCGGAGAACACGATGAGCTCCGCTTCCGCGCGGGAGGGCTCCAGGTCGCGGGACGGCGGGATGTAGTGCTGCGCGTAAGGGAGGCACGTCTCTTCCCCGAGCCCCGAGCGTTCCAGGAGGCGCGTCATGAAGCGGACGCTGCGCTCGTCGAAGCCAGGCCACACGCGGGCGTGCTCCTGGAAGGTGGCGAACGGGACGCGGCAGTTGGGGCTGGTGCGGAAGCACGCGTAGTCCACCATGTACACCGCCCTGGGCCGGAGACGAAGGTAcagcgccgcggccgccgctggcACGAACGCGGCCAGGAACATGTGCGCCGGCCGGAGCGCGCGCAGACGCGCCAGGGCCTCGTCGGGCCCGAgctcggcggccttgagcGCGGCCAGGGCGGCCAACGGCACTGACACGATGGCCAGGATGTTGCTCACCACAAGCTGGTACAGCGGCTTGAGACGCCTGAGAAGCTGCGCCGACGAGCTCATCATGCTAACCGTGCGGTGCGTTCTCTGTCCTTCGCGTCTGCGTTTCAGTGGAGTGTTTTGCTGCTACCTCGCGGTGGGATGGAAGGAAGCCAGGACGAGGAGGCCCCGGTCGGAGGGAGAATTTAAAGAGGCGAAATTTCTGGTGCCGGTCCCGCCGGTGGGCCCCTACGGCTCAGAGATGGGAGATCACAGTGCAGAAGCCGGAGACTGACAAATGATGACCTGATGAGTAAAACCCTGCTATTACTGGCAGTAGATCACACGGAAGAAGCAACAGGAGAGGAGACTCGCTCAAGTTGGATCGAGGGACAACCCACTTGCTGCTCCATATGCAAGGAATGCATTGAAGTCGTGAAAATTACCAATGACCACGAGAAGACAGCGTATATATAACCAgaaagtttttcttttttcttcacaCACCGAGTGAATCAGCACATGTTGTTTCTACTACTACCACGTGAAATTTCACCTCCAAATTTGGTTCACACGCC includes:
- the LOC100839002 gene encoding 3-ketoacyl-CoA synthase 6, producing the protein MMSSSAQLLRRLKPLYQLVVSNILAIVSVPLAALAALKAAELGPDEALARLRALRPAHMFLAAFVPAAAAALYLRLRPRAVYMVDYACFRTSPNCRVPFATFQEHARVWPGFDERSVRFMTRLLERSGLGEETCLPYAQHYIPPSRDLEPSRAEAELIVFSAIDDLLAKTGVSPADIDILVVNCSLFAPTPSFADMVVNRYRLRKDVRNVHLAGMGCSAGLIAVGLARNLLQVAPPGAKALVVSTETITPNYYMGKERAMLLPNCLFRMGGAAVLLSTSPRNARFRLSRVVRTLTGGAKDGAYRCVYQEEDDRGNVGINLSKDLMSIAGDALKANITAMGPLVLPASEQLLFALSFIARKVVSGRIKPYIPDFRTAFEHFCIHAGGRAVIDELQRSLTLSDEQVEASRMTLHRFGNTSSSSLWYELAYIEAKGRMRKGDRVWMIGFGSGFKCNSAAWECVRPPPPEAVRDGPWAASVHRYPVDIPDVVKH